The Sulfurimonas lithotrophica genome includes a region encoding these proteins:
- the prfB gene encoding peptide chain release factor 2: MDNYEYTELLKTLSTKMENITGVVEPKKLKIRLQEIEELENDSDFWNDAKNAAKIQKEKTQCERKLEKYNIANEAIEDAKELYEMAKEENDEESIESLFEDAPILEEQIKKMELEVLLSGESDANNAILSIHPGAGGTESQDWASMLLRMYKRWAERRGFKVETLDYQVGEEAGIKDVSIIIKGENAYGYLKVENGIHRLVRISPFDSNAKRHTSFSSVMVSPEIDDNIEIEIEDKDIRIDTYRASGAGGQHVNKTESAIRITHIETGVVVQCQNDRSQHKNKATAMKMLKSRLYELELEAQKAEQDGVAKSEIGWGHQIRSYVMQPYQQVKDTRSNEAYSNVSGILDGDIDAIIEGVLISQNKG, from the coding sequence ATGGACAACTACGAATATACGGAACTTTTAAAAACATTATCTACAAAAATGGAAAATATTACGGGAGTAGTTGAACCAAAAAAGTTAAAAATTAGACTTCAAGAGATTGAAGAGTTAGAAAATGATTCTGATTTTTGGAACGATGCAAAAAATGCGGCAAAGATTCAAAAAGAAAAAACACAGTGTGAGCGTAAACTAGAAAAATACAATATTGCAAATGAAGCTATCGAAGATGCAAAAGAGCTTTATGAGATGGCTAAAGAAGAAAACGATGAGGAATCGATAGAGTCGCTTTTTGAAGATGCACCGATTTTGGAAGAGCAGATAAAGAAGATGGAACTTGAAGTTCTTTTAAGCGGTGAAAGTGATGCAAATAATGCAATTTTATCTATCCATCCAGGTGCAGGCGGAACCGAATCTCAAGATTGGGCTTCAATGTTACTTCGTATGTATAAACGCTGGGCTGAAAGACGTGGATTTAAAGTAGAAACTCTTGATTATCAAGTCGGTGAGGAAGCAGGTATAAAAGATGTATCTATAATCATAAAAGGTGAAAATGCCTATGGATACTTAAAAGTTGAAAACGGTATCCACCGTTTGGTTCGCATAAGCCCTTTTGATTCAAATGCAAAACGTCATACCTCTTTCTCATCGGTAATGGTCTCTCCTGAGATTGATGATAATATCGAAATAGAGATAGAAGATAAAGATATCCGAATAGATACTTACCGTGCATCAGGTGCAGGTGGACAGCACGTAAACAAAACCGAATCGGCTATACGTATTACGCATATTGAGACGGGTGTAGTAGTTCAGTGTCAAAATGACAGAAGTCAGCACAAAAACAAAGCTACGGCTATGAAGATGTTAAAATCTCGTCTATACGAACTAGAACTCGAAGCTCAAAAAGCAGAACAAGACGGTGTAGCAAAAAGTGAGATAGGTTGGGGTCATCAGATACGCTCATATGTTATGCAACCATACCAACAAGTCAAAGATACCAGAAGTAATGAAGCCTACTCAAATGTGAGCGGGATATTAGACGGTGATATAGATGCAATTATAGAGGGTGTACTTATCTCTCAAAATAAAGGCTAA
- the panC gene encoding pantoate--beta-alanine ligase, translated as MKIISNPHELNDYVKNLNKTIGFIPTMGALHEGHISLIKEARKNNEFVVVSIFVNPTQFSKDEDLDKYPRKDEADKKICELSGVDVLFFPNANDIYTKDEVSLQAPNVRGYVLEGYTRPTHFNGVLTVVNKLLNIVNPTRAYFGKKDAQQLNLISLMVKQLFMNVEIVAVDTKRDSDGLALSSRNIYLSKDERKQALAIPTSLNLASSMISKGIKDTKEIKEKMLEHLKLLEVFYVEILDREFNQVKEVELGNSIILVEARVGETRLLDNIWL; from the coding sequence ATGAAGATTATTTCAAACCCACATGAACTAAACGATTATGTAAAAAATTTAAATAAAACTATTGGCTTTATTCCAACTATGGGGGCACTTCACGAGGGACATATATCACTTATAAAAGAAGCTAGAAAAAATAATGAATTTGTAGTTGTATCGATTTTTGTAAACCCTACACAGTTTTCAAAAGATGAAGATTTAGATAAGTATCCCCGCAAAGATGAAGCAGATAAAAAAATATGTGAACTCTCAGGTGTGGATGTATTGTTTTTTCCAAATGCAAATGATATATATACAAAAGATGAAGTATCTTTGCAAGCTCCAAATGTACGAGGTTATGTATTAGAAGGTTATACAAGACCTACTCATTTTAACGGCGTACTAACAGTTGTTAATAAGCTTTTAAACATAGTTAATCCTACACGTGCTTATTTTGGTAAAAAAGATGCACAACAATTAAATCTTATAAGCTTAATGGTTAAACAGCTTTTTATGAATGTTGAAATAGTTGCCGTAGATACAAAAAGAGATTCGGACGGCTTGGCACTTAGTAGCAGAAACATTTATCTTTCAAAAGATGAGAGAAAACAGGCTTTAGCGATACCGACATCTTTAAACTTAGCATCTAGCATGATAAGCAAAGGTATTAAAGATACTAAAGAGATAAAAGAAAAAATGTTGGAACATTTAAAATTATTGGAAGTTTTTTATGTAGAAATCTTAGACAGAGAGTTTAATCAAGTTAAAGAAGTTGAACTCGGAAACTCTATTATATTAGTTGAGGCTAGAGTAGGGGAAACCCGCTTACTTGATAATATTTGGCTTTAA
- a CDS encoding peptidoglycan D,D-transpeptidase FtsI family protein yields MRIKSSDVHSYNTLTAQSKNKSKKIFLLYTLLAIGFLIFLSVMLLNVLKPRSLPSLYTKNTSYAIRGNILSADGFTLASTTKLYKAVVNTRFIDPQKKELFIELFSIYSGMKANEIRKKLSKRKGVVVLSYNIEEKNAQYLKKLAYELRRYKVFMSRENPRTGIKTMQGLSIIQSGESREYPYKELLTPVIGYTHKIENDGYTKIKGIKGLEKRFEAELEARQDELSQGKRDVNGYIILNKNSFTKQQIDGLNIKLNIKASLQIRMERMLDSMKEELEAKEVMIAIMDTKTAKVVSLASSNRYLPKDIKKEDYPSLNSGMVEYSFEPGSVIKTVTFALLLDKQLINPYDLVNGYNGRFKIGRKIITDEHEFDWLSAENVIVHSSNIGIAQLAQKMSGMEFHEGLKKFGFSKLSTPDIIYEKKGSIPSATRLNNEIYKATCSYGYGMHTNLMQLIRAYSVFNNGGKSVTPQIVDSFINELGQEIKIPKHEQIQVINPSTAQRVKQILIKTVNKGTGVKTITEGLEVGGKTGTAHKVEDGRYVNRYNTAFLGFVNDETTKYTMGVVVVEPEKSQFAAQTSVPVFKKAIDIMVENGYLKPNIIK; encoded by the coding sequence GTGCGTATAAAGAGCTCGGACGTACACAGCTATAATACATTGACTGCACAAAGTAAGAACAAGAGTAAAAAAATTTTTTTACTCTATACCCTTTTGGCTATAGGTTTTTTAATATTTTTAAGTGTAATGCTTTTAAATGTTCTAAAACCTAGAAGCCTACCTTCTTTATATACAAAAAACACATCTTATGCTATTCGTGGAAATATTTTAAGCGCAGACGGTTTTACGCTGGCATCTACGACTAAACTATACAAAGCAGTAGTAAATACACGTTTTATCGACCCGCAAAAAAAAGAACTTTTTATTGAACTCTTTAGCATCTATTCCGGTATGAAAGCAAACGAAATTAGAAAAAAGCTATCAAAAAGAAAAGGTGTAGTTGTTTTAAGCTATAACATAGAAGAAAAAAATGCACAGTACCTAAAAAAACTCGCATATGAGCTTAGACGTTATAAAGTATTTATGAGCAGAGAAAACCCTAGAACCGGTATAAAGACTATGCAAGGTCTCAGTATTATTCAAAGCGGTGAGAGTCGTGAGTATCCATATAAAGAACTACTTACTCCGGTTATAGGATATACACATAAAATAGAAAATGACGGTTATACAAAAATCAAAGGAATCAAAGGCTTAGAGAAACGTTTTGAAGCCGAACTTGAAGCAAGACAAGACGAACTTAGTCAAGGTAAGCGTGATGTAAACGGTTATATCATTTTAAATAAAAACAGTTTTACAAAACAACAGATAGACGGCTTAAATATAAAACTAAACATCAAAGCTTCTCTTCAGATTCGTATGGAAAGAATGCTTGATAGCATGAAAGAAGAGTTAGAAGCTAAAGAGGTAATGATAGCTATAATGGATACTAAAACTGCCAAGGTCGTATCTTTGGCTTCTTCAAACAGATATCTTCCAAAAGATATAAAAAAAGAGGATTATCCATCGCTAAACTCGGGAATGGTCGAGTACAGTTTTGAACCGGGAAGTGTTATAAAAACTGTTACCTTTGCTTTACTGCTTGATAAGCAACTTATTAATCCGTACGACTTGGTTAACGGTTATAACGGACGTTTTAAAATAGGTCGTAAAATCATTACGGATGAGCATGAATTTGATTGGCTTTCGGCTGAGAACGTTATAGTACATTCCTCAAACATAGGTATAGCACAACTTGCACAGAAGATGAGTGGTATGGAGTTTCATGAAGGGTTAAAAAAATTTGGATTTTCCAAACTTTCAACTCCTGATATTATATATGAGAAAAAAGGCTCTATTCCAAGCGCTACAAGATTAAATAATGAAATTTACAAAGCTACGTGTTCTTACGGCTATGGAATGCATACAAACCTAATGCAGCTCATTCGCGCGTACAGTGTGTTTAACAACGGCGGTAAAAGTGTAACTCCTCAAATAGTCGATAGCTTTATAAATGAATTAGGACAAGAGATAAAAATTCCAAAACATGAACAAATTCAAGTTATAAACCCCTCAACCGCCCAAAGAGTTAAACAAATTCTTATCAAGACGGTAAACAAAGGAACCGGTGTTAAAACTATAACAGAGGGGCTGGAAGTCGGAGGAAAAACAGGGACTGCACATAAAGTTGAAGACGGAAGATATGTAAATAGATACAATACTGCATTTTTGGGCTTTGTAAACGATGAAACTACTAAATACACAATGGGTGTGGTTGTAGTTGAACCCGAAAAAAGTCAATTTGCCGCGCAGACTTCCGTACCCGTATTTAAAAAAGCTATCGATATAATGGTAGAAAACGGTTACTTAAAGCCAAATATTATCAAGTAA
- the fliE gene encoding flagellar hook-basal body complex protein FliE, giving the protein MSNVTNGVDGLLGSSTADLLKQKQKLDTKGGEAFAEHLKGAINEMNDLQVKKEEAVADLATGEVKDLHQAALAIGKAETNMKLMLEIRNKALSAYKELGRTQL; this is encoded by the coding sequence ATGAGCAATGTTACAAACGGTGTTGATGGATTACTTGGCTCATCTACTGCCGACTTATTAAAACAAAAACAAAAACTTGACACTAAAGGCGGTGAAGCTTTTGCGGAGCACTTAAAAGGTGCTATCAATGAGATGAACGACCTTCAGGTTAAAAAAGAAGAAGCTGTAGCTGATTTAGCAACCGGTGAAGTAAAAGATTTGCATCAAGCAGCCCTTGCAATCGGTAAAGCCGAGACAAATATGAAACTGATGCTTGAGATTAGAAACAAAGCATTAAGTGCGTATAAAGAGCTCGGACGTACACAGCTATAA
- the flgC gene encoding flagellar basal body rod protein FlgC, which yields MSNFLNSFDISGYGLSAQRVRVNTISSNIANAQTTRTDEGGPYRRKEVIFKAINFNDYYNKAIGDETNSAKYQDPLNEGEFGKKVNPAIMSVVVDKISRDDREPKMKFEPNHPDADANGYVAYPNINPVVEMADLVEATRSYQANVSAFQAAKDMANASISLLQ from the coding sequence ATGAGCAATTTTTTAAACAGTTTTGATATAAGCGGTTACGGCTTAAGTGCTCAAAGAGTTCGTGTAAATACAATCTCAAGCAATATAGCAAATGCACAAACAACTCGTACTGATGAGGGTGGTCCATACAGACGTAAAGAGGTAATTTTTAAAGCTATAAACTTTAACGATTACTATAACAAAGCTATCGGCGATGAAACAAATTCGGCTAAATATCAAGACCCTTTAAACGAGGGTGAATTTGGAAAAAAGGTAAATCCTGCTATAATGAGTGTAGTAGTCGATAAAATTTCACGTGACGATCGTGAACCGAAAATGAAATTTGAGCCAAACCATCCGGATGCGGATGCAAACGGGTATGTAGCATATCCAAATATTAATCCTGTTGTGGAAATGGCCGATTTAGTAGAAGCTACAAGAAGTTATCAAGCAAATGTCTCAGCATTTCAAGCTGCAAAAGATATGGCAAATGCTTCGATATCTCTTTTACAATAA
- the flgB gene encoding flagellar basal body rod protein FlgB, which yields MAISVSRTATLAKEALNYRAAREKMISSNIANADTPFYRPRDIRFGEYLAEKKAEIMHDDRGKLQMAQTSDKHLEPKKPTNTDKPITFYRDGHMARNDGNSVDLDVETTEMSKNSIMFNALINAIKKDGAIFKSVIEASSKLS from the coding sequence ATGGCAATATCAGTCTCCCGTACAGCAACACTAGCAAAAGAAGCATTAAACTACCGTGCAGCTCGTGAGAAAATGATATCGTCTAATATTGCAAATGCAGATACTCCTTTTTATCGCCCTCGCGATATCCGTTTTGGAGAATATCTGGCAGAAAAAAAAGCAGAAATTATGCACGATGACAGAGGTAAGCTTCAAATGGCTCAAACATCGGACAAACATTTAGAACCTAAGAAACCTACAAATACGGATAAGCCTATCACTTTTTATCGTGATGGTCACATGGCTAGAAATGACGGCAACTCTGTTGATTTGGATGTTGAAACAACAGAGATGAGTAAAAACTCTATTATGTTCAACGCTTTAATAAATGCGATAAAAAAAGACGGCGCTATTTTTAAAAGTGTAATAGAAGCCTCTTCAAAATTAAGTTAA
- a CDS encoding pilin translates to MIELIFVIVILGILAAVAVPKLSATRDDAKIAKGAAAVSTAVTDMGAYYTAQGSFGTVGDMTNVSFVTTSNGTTDASATDLNGSATVYFNDSTNTSCLSFTASATDGNLTVSSESNSTAECRGINAATKDLAIVHQFGGSSVKW, encoded by the coding sequence ATGATCGAATTAATTTTCGTTATCGTTATCTTAGGTATTCTTGCTGCTGTTGCAGTTCCAAAACTTTCTGCTACTCGTGATGATGCAAAAATTGCCAAAGGTGCTGCAGCAGTTTCTACAGCTGTTACTGATATGGGTGCTTATTATACTGCACAAGGAAGTTTTGGTACAGTAGGTGATATGACTAATGTTTCTTTTGTTACTACAAGTAATGGTACAACTGACGCATCAGCTACAGATTTAAATGGTTCGGCTACTGTATATTTCAATGACTCTACAAATACTTCATGCCTTTCATTTACGGCTTCTGCTACAGATGGAAACTTAACAGTCTCTTCAGAATCAAATAGCACGGCAGAGTGTAGAGGAATCAATGCTGCTACAAAAGATTTAGCAATAGTGCATCAATTTGGTGGAAGCTCTGTTAAATGGTAA
- a CDS encoding type II secretion system protein, protein MKKTKKNGFTMIEMVFVIVVLGILAAIAVPRFAVTRTDAQISKGRSDIASIRSGIINERQTRIIQGDSSWISDINLDLNNTSTLFGGVLMYGIPSEDTEGHWYTATAGNGSYIFKSEGQDVVFTYDDTTGIFTCNRTHATYGEACKHLID, encoded by the coding sequence ATGAAAAAAACAAAAAAAAATGGATTTACTATGATAGAAATGGTTTTTGTTATAGTTGTACTTGGTATATTAGCAGCTATAGCTGTACCAAGATTTGCTGTAACAAGAACAGATGCTCAAATTTCTAAAGGTCGTTCAGATATTGCTTCCATTCGCTCTGGTATTATTAATGAAAGACAAACAAGGATTATTCAGGGTGACTCTTCTTGGATTTCAGATATAAATTTAGATTTAAATAATACATCAACACTTTTTGGTGGAGTATTAATGTATGGAATTCCTTCAGAAGATACCGAAGGTCATTGGTATACAGCAACGGCTGGAAACGGTTCTTATATTTTTAAGAGTGAAGGACAAGATGTAGTATTTACTTATGATGATACTACTGGAATATTTACATGTAACAGAACACATGCTACATATGGTGAAGCATGTAAACACCTTATAGATTAA
- a CDS encoding primosomal protein N' translates to MNYYKISLLNSPIGSYTYHFDKNIDIGCKVSVKLQNRETFGVIIESCEKPDFETSEVLEVLDEYYSSNQLELAKFISSYYICSLGDALGIMVAFEDDEIKNISSDTKSYENIELSQKQEAALEFLKKHTVSLLFGDTGSGKTEIYMKYFEDILSQNKRCIFLMPEISLTPQMDERLKKHFGDEVVMYHSKLTPKNKKIALEKIRNGEAKIIAGPRSALFLPIKDLGLIVVDEEHDDSYKSSSRPRYNARDISIYMGQLYNVPVVLGSATPSLTSYVKFPHVRLKGGHFSSEREFIYERSAESLSPMILNELKSILDAKKQAIVFIPTRANFKYLVCNDCGHSYECAFCSIGLSVHNKSNALKCHYCNYTQAIPQKCSECGSTTLVSSRLGTAEAVKSLNEEFTDANIEQFDRDVITSNTKLKKALKRFRDKESDILVGTQMLSKGHDYHGVTLAVVLGMDNLLNMPDYRSREKALSSLLQIAGRSGRKEVAKVLVQSFNEEFFKNYLDSYESFLDEEKIYREGLYPPYKKLSRLLFSHKNGAKARESMEEVLDSLRDYNGIEIVGFGKCAIEKIANKYRFEILLRSDKSTDLIKAISRCKNDLCEVDMDPIEFG, encoded by the coding sequence TTGAACTACTACAAAATTTCACTTTTAAACTCCCCGATTGGGAGTTATACTTACCATTTTGATAAAAATATAGATATTGGCTGCAAAGTATCTGTAAAACTTCAAAATAGAGAAACTTTTGGCGTAATAATAGAGTCATGTGAAAAACCTGATTTTGAAACTTCAGAAGTATTAGAAGTTTTAGATGAGTACTACTCTTCAAATCAATTAGAATTAGCTAAATTTATATCTTCTTATTATATCTGTTCATTAGGTGATGCATTAGGTATTATGGTTGCATTTGAAGATGATGAGATAAAAAACATATCTTCAGATACTAAGTCTTATGAAAATATAGAACTATCACAAAAACAAGAAGCTGCATTAGAGTTTTTAAAAAAACATACAGTATCTTTACTTTTTGGTGATACGGGTAGCGGTAAAACAGAGATATATATGAAATATTTTGAAGATATTTTATCTCAAAATAAGCGATGTATATTTTTAATGCCTGAGATCTCACTAACACCGCAGATGGATGAGAGACTTAAAAAACATTTCGGTGATGAAGTGGTGATGTACCATTCAAAACTCACACCTAAAAATAAAAAAATCGCACTAGAGAAGATAAGAAACGGTGAAGCAAAAATAATAGCAGGACCTCGTTCAGCTTTGTTTTTACCGATAAAAGACTTAGGTCTGATAGTAGTGGATGAGGAACATGACGACAGCTATAAGTCATCTTCAAGACCGCGTTACAATGCAAGAGATATAAGCATCTATATGGGACAACTTTATAATGTTCCTGTAGTGCTCGGAAGTGCTACGCCTAGCTTGACAAGCTATGTAAAATTTCCTCATGTAAGATTAAAAGGCGGACACTTTAGCTCAGAGAGGGAGTTTATTTATGAGCGAAGTGCCGAGTCATTAAGTCCTATGATTTTAAACGAACTAAAGTCTATACTGGATGCAAAAAAACAAGCTATAGTCTTTATACCTACTAGGGCTAATTTTAAATACCTTGTATGTAATGATTGCGGACACTCTTATGAGTGTGCTTTTTGCTCGATTGGTCTAAGCGTGCATAATAAATCAAATGCATTGAAGTGTCATTATTGTAACTATACACAGGCCATACCTCAAAAATGCTCCGAATGTGGAAGTACTACACTTGTAAGTAGCCGTTTAGGAACCGCTGAGGCTGTTAAAAGTTTAAATGAAGAGTTTACAGATGCAAATATAGAACAGTTTGATCGTGATGTTATAACGAGCAATACAAAACTAAAAAAAGCACTTAAACGCTTTAGAGATAAAGAGAGTGATATATTGGTCGGTACTCAGATGCTAAGCAAGGGTCATGATTATCACGGTGTGACTTTGGCGGTGGTGTTGGGGATGGATAATCTTTTAAATATGCCGGATTACCGCTCACGTGAAAAGGCACTTTCCTCTTTACTTCAAATAGCTGGACGAAGTGGAAGAAAAGAGGTCGCAAAAGTTTTAGTTCAAAGTTTTAACGAGGAGTTTTTCAAAAACTACCTAGACTCATATGAGAGTTTTTTAGATGAGGAAAAAATATACAGAGAGGGCTTATATCCACCGTATAAAAAACTCTCACGTCTGCTTTTTAGCCATAAAAACGGTGCAAAAGCACGTGAATCTATGGAAGAGGTATTAGATAGTTTAAGAGATTATAATGGAATAGAAATAGTCGGATTTGGTAAATGTGCAATAGAAAAAATAGCAAATAAGTACCGTTTTGAGATACTGTTGCGTTCAGATAAAAGCACAGATTTAATAAAAGCTATCAGTAGATGCAAAAACGACTTATGTGAGGTGGATATGGACCCTATAGAGTTCGGATAG
- a CDS encoding esterase-like activity of phytase family protein — protein MRIFLILLTFTLSLYATHSLKVLDIYEYKNKDIRELSALAYDGNILYALSDYGQLHHFKLDIKNKKIKLSLVKSFKLRNKKNKPLKKKESDAESLVYKDKKLYISFERKHRIDAFTLDGKKIKKLKLNEELLDKDKYKSKNKGLEALAYSEKYGFITAPEAPFIDNGTHILYTVDNSFKIKKNGYITALEFMSKNKLIVLERDFNNLTRRQLITISLVNLKKCNFGKCKKQILKVFDSYKDKNVDNFEGLTKLDNNLFLMVSDDNANFLQKTLFVLFEVD, from the coding sequence ATGAGAATATTTTTAATTTTATTGACTTTCACTTTATCTCTTTATGCAACACATAGTTTAAAAGTACTTGATATTTATGAATATAAAAATAAAGATATAAGAGAACTCTCGGCACTTGCATATGATGGAAATATACTTTATGCTTTAAGTGACTATGGGCAGTTGCATCATTTTAAATTAGATATTAAAAATAAAAAGATAAAACTCTCACTTGTAAAGAGTTTTAAACTTAGAAATAAAAAGAATAAACCCTTAAAAAAGAAAGAAAGTGATGCCGAGAGTTTAGTTTACAAAGATAAAAAATTATATATATCTTTTGAGAGAAAGCATAGGATAGATGCTTTTACTTTAGATGGCAAAAAAATCAAAAAATTAAAACTAAATGAAGAATTGTTAGACAAAGATAAGTATAAATCAAAAAACAAAGGTTTAGAAGCTCTGGCATACAGTGAAAAATACGGCTTTATAACAGCCCCAGAGGCTCCGTTTATAGATAACGGGACACATATACTATATACGGTAGATAATAGCTTCAAAATAAAGAAAAACGGATATATAACCGCCTTAGAGTTTATGAGTAAAAATAAGCTTATAGTTTTGGAAAGAGATTTTAATAATCTAACGAGAAGACAGCTTATCACCATTAGTCTTGTAAATTTGAAAAAATGTAATTTTGGTAAATGTAAAAAGCAGATTTTAAAAGTATTTGACAGTTACAAAGATAAAAACGTCGATAATTTTGAGGGTTTGACGAAGCTGGATAATAACTTGTTTTTAATGGTAAGTGATGATAATGCCAATTTCCTTCAAAAAACACTGTTCGTGCTTTTTGAAGTTGATTAA
- the trpA gene encoding tryptophan synthase subunit alpha, which translates to MKNLVAYITSGYPEKSFSIDLSLALGESGVDTLELGVPFSDPVADGPLIEKANHKALELGFKFEHLREISREVAPKVDTLWMGYFNSFYQQNLTKLLPEASEMGINGLIIPDLPHEEALKYKDLFEQNNLANISFVAPTDTEERIAEVVADAKKFIYMVAYTGITGSGKAEDLQPFLSSIKKYTKTPVYVGFGVNAKTAKDKVHGADGVIVGSAFIDILLKENLNYTKKIEECSELARVIKNEINS; encoded by the coding sequence TTGAAAAATTTAGTAGCATATATAACTTCAGGGTATCCTGAAAAATCTTTTAGTATAGATTTATCTTTAGCCCTAGGTGAGAGTGGTGTTGATACGCTTGAACTCGGTGTACCCTTCTCTGATCCTGTGGCGGATGGACCTTTAATAGAAAAAGCCAACCATAAAGCTCTTGAACTTGGATTTAAATTTGAACACCTTAGAGAAATATCACGTGAAGTAGCACCAAAAGTAGATACTTTATGGATGGGTTATTTTAACTCTTTTTACCAACAAAATCTTACCAAGCTTCTTCCAGAGGCAAGTGAAATGGGTATAAATGGATTAATTATTCCTGATTTACCGCATGAAGAGGCTTTAAAATACAAAGATTTATTTGAACAAAACAACTTGGCAAACATCTCTTTTGTAGCACCTACAGATACAGAAGAGAGAATTGCAGAAGTCGTAGCAGATGCAAAAAAATTTATATATATGGTTGCATATACCGGTATAACAGGTAGTGGCAAAGCAGAAGATCTGCAACCATTTTTAAGCTCTATAAAAAAATACACAAAAACACCGGTATATGTAGGTTTTGGTGTAAATGCAAAAACTGCAAAAGATAAAGTACATGGTGCTGATGGTGTAATTGTAGGGAGTGCATTTATAGATATCTTACTAAAAGAGAATCTTAACTACACAAAAAAAATAGAAGAGTGTTCAGAACTGGCTCGTGTTATAAAAAACGAGATTAACTCTTAA
- a CDS encoding Hpt domain-containing protein gives MGIRSHLDSNFDYEVVDEFYDHYTMMVESMEVMIIDLSKPNTYKRSIDELFRVFHNIKSASGFLEIEPMRRLSTFVEEVLEELRQKDKPISEETLNWLLQISDIFADWQEDIKNDNELTRVKYSLLKIPDLDDN, from the coding sequence ATGGGGATAAGAAGTCACTTAGATTCTAATTTTGATTACGAAGTAGTTGACGAGTTTTATGACCATTATACTATGATGGTAGAGAGTATGGAAGTGATGATAATAGACCTTTCAAAACCTAATACATATAAACGTAGTATAGATGAATTATTTCGTGTGTTTCATAACATAAAATCAGCTTCTGGTTTCTTAGAAATTGAACCTATGAGAAGACTCTCTACTTTTGTAGAAGAAGTGTTAGAAGAGCTAAGACAAAAAGATAAACCGATTAGTGAAGAAACTCTTAACTGGCTTTTACAAATCAGCGATATCTTTGCCGATTGGCAAGAAGATATAAAAAACGACAATGAGCTTACTCGCGTAAAATATTCTCTACTTAAAATACCTGACTTGGATGATAATTGA
- the panB gene encoding 3-methyl-2-oxobutanoate hydroxymethyltransferase — protein sequence MKKKMTITSIKKSKGNKPLVMVTAYDALFARLIEPSADIILVGDSLNMSFAGKSDTLSATLEQMIYHTNAVCMGAENSFVICDMPFGTYVNKDDALKNAIRVFQETNADSVKIEGGVDKAEIVKHLTSNGIAVCGHIGLLPQAFRSEGGYKIKGKTEEEKLSLIEDAKAIEKAGAFCIVIEGVKADVAKEVAKSVDIPLIGIGAGVNVDGQVLVFSDMLGLFEEFTPKFVKKYLNGSTLVKDAIKNYKQEVETGAFPQDIHTY from the coding sequence ATGAAGAAAAAAATGACAATAACATCGATTAAAAAATCAAAAGGTAACAAACCTTTAGTGATGGTGACTGCTTATGATGCACTTTTTGCCAGACTAATAGAGCCATCTGCAGATATAATACTTGTCGGAGATTCATTAAATATGAGTTTTGCCGGTAAAAGCGATACTCTAAGTGCTACACTTGAACAGATGATTTATCATACAAATGCCGTCTGCATGGGTGCTGAAAATAGTTTTGTAATATGCGATATGCCGTTTGGAACTTATGTAAACAAGGACGATGCTTTAAAAAATGCTATTAGAGTTTTTCAGGAGACTAATGCAGACAGCGTTAAAATAGAAGGCGGTGTCGATAAAGCTGAAATTGTCAAGCATCTAACAAGCAACGGCATCGCGGTTTGTGGGCATATAGGATTATTGCCTCAAGCTTTTAGAAGTGAAGGCGGTTATAAAATCAAAGGTAAAACCGAAGAAGAAAAACTATCTCTTATAGAAGATGCAAAAGCCATTGAAAAAGCGGGTGCTTTCTGCATCGTTATAGAGGGTGTAAAAGCTGATGTTGCCAAAGAGGTTGCAAAAAGCGTGGATATACCTTTAATAGGTATAGGTGCCGGTGTAAACGTAGATGGTCAGGTACTCGTATTTTCGGATATGTTAGGGTTGTTTGAAGAGTTTACGCCTAAATTTGTAAAAAAATATTTAAACGGTTCTACTCTTGTAAAAGATGCTATCAAAAACTATAAACAAGAGGTAGAAACAGGTGCGTTTCCACAAGATATACATACTTATTAA